Sequence from the Deinococcus sedimenti genome:
TCGGGCGTGCACCGGGGTCCGGCGCGGCGGCCTTACTTCTTCTTCGCGCCCGCGGCAGCGCCGGCCTTGGGCTTCTTGGTGCCGTACTTGGAACGGCTCTTGTTGCGGTCCTTGACGCCCTGGGTGTCGAGGCTGCCGCGCACGATGTGGTAACGCACACCGGGAAGGTCCTTCACACGGCCGCCGCGGATCAGCACGACGCTGTGCTCCTGCAGGTTGTGGCCTTCACCGGGGATGTACGCGGTGACTTCGAAGGCGCTGGACAGACGCACGCGGGCGATCTTACGAAGCGCGGAGTTCGGCTTCTTGGGGGTGGTGGTCTTGACGACCGTGCACACGCCGCGGCGGAAGGGGCTGCCCTTCAGGGCAGGGACCTTGCTCTTCTTCTGGATCGTCTTACGACCCTTACGGAGCAGTTGCTGGGTAGTAGGCAGGGGAAATCACTCCTCATCTGGTTCGGCCGCAGCGCACCTGTCTGGTGGCGCGGGCCGGGGGGCGGGTGGCCACCCACGCGTACGGGGCGGCACTGGGTTGACTCGTGCGGGCTTGGAGGTGATCACGCACCACACTAGGCTGCGTGCGCCGGTGGTGGCATGCCGAAAAACCCCCCTGGTGCAACCCGGTACCGGGGCAGTTTTCAACCTTGAAAGCATACGCCTTCCCGACAGGCTAGTGCAAGCGGGGCGTGAAGCGCCGGGAGTAGCGCGCCGCGTGAGGGGCGTGCTATGCTCCCCGTCGCCCGTTCAGGCGATCATCAGGTGCGGAGAGGTGCCAGAGTGGTTGAATGGGTCGGTCTCGAAAACCGAAGTAGTCGCAAGGCTACCGTGGGTTCGAATCCCACCCTCTTCGCCAAACGGAATGCCCCCAGGTCAAGTGCCTGGGGGTTCTTCATTGCCTCCGTTCATTGCGGTCGCAGGCCACGCCAGTGTTGCAGGAGCGCCGCCTCCCGCGCGGCGTGCAGGACCGCCCCGTGGGCCTCGCGCTGCGCGGCGGGCGTGAGGGGCAGGTACAGCGCGTCATACAGCGCCTGCCCGGCGCGGGCGAGGTTCACGAGTTCATCCCGCCACGCCTGCGCGCCCGGCGGCTGCCAACCCTGCGGGTCGGTCGGGTCGCTGAGGAGCGCGTGCGGGTCGGCGAGGCGCAGCGCGGTGAGTTCCAGCGCGTGCCGCAGCGCCATAACCCGCCCGGCCAGGCCAGGGGCGGCGCGCAGGTCGTCCAGGGTCAGGGCGTGCGCGGCGCGCAGCAGGCCGTCGCCGGGCGCACTGAACAGGCCCGACAGGCCGTCCGGGCCGTACAGCACCTCACGCAGGGTTTCACGCAGCAGATCCGACATCGCCGCCCAGTACGCGCCCTGGCCGATGCACGTTCCCGGCCAGCGCGCGTACGCTTCGGACATGCAGCGGGGAACAGCATGAGTGAGGCCGAGATCATCGCCCGGACGGACACGCCGCGCACCCGCGCGACCCTGGCGGGCGACCTGCGCCGCCTGGGCGTGCAGCCGGGCGACACGCTGATCGTGCACGCCAGCCTCAGCAGCCTGGGCTGGGTGGCGGGCGGCGCGGCAGCTATCGTGCAGGCGCTTCAGGACGTGGTCGGGCCGCAGGGCACGCTGGTCGTGCCGACGTTCACGCTGAACCTGACCGACCCGGCCGGGTGGGGCCGGACGAGGGTGCCCGAGGCGTGGTGGCCGGTCATCCGGGCCGAGTTGCCCGCCTTCGATCCGGCGGTGACGCCCAGCCGGGGCATGGGCCGCGTCGTGGAGACGCTGCGGACCTGGCCGGGCGCGCGGCGCAGCGACCACCCGCACAGCTCGTTCGCCGCGTGGGGCCGCCACGCCGAGGACGTCACGGCGGATCACCCGCTAACGTTCTCGCTGGGCGAGGGCTCACCCCTGGCGCGCGTGTACGACCTGAACGGCCGGGTGCTGCTGCTGGGCACCGAGGTGAACACCAGCCTTCACCTCGCTGAGGTGCGGGCCGGGCAGCGGCCCACCGTGCCCTTCAGCGGGCCGGTCACGGTCGGGGGCGAGCGGCGCTGGCTGACCTTCGACGAGGCGGACTACCACGAGCAGGCCTTTCCGCCCGTCAAGGCGGCGTTCGAGGCGACCGGCGCGGTCACCGTGGGTGTGGTGGGTTCCGCGACCGCGAAGCTGATGTCGCAGCGCGCCTTGGTGGACTTCGCCACGGGGTACTGGCGCGAGGGGGGCAGTGGGAGGTAGGCCGTGGGGTCGTTTCCATCCCCTATCAACCATCAACCATCTCCCCCTACGTCAGGTGGCCGATGCGCCCCCTATCGCCTGCCGGGTACCCTGGGGGCACGATGATCAAGATCTTCAAGTGAACCCACACGTTTGCCCGTGACCTGCGGCGGTAACATGACGTCAATGCAGGCATGGCCGCGCCCCCAGTTCCAGCGTGAAAGCTGGGCGGGGCTGCTGACGGCCCGGCAGTGTGCCCTTCATCCCCTCTCCCCTGTCCGGCCGCCTGCGCGGCGGGTGGGGCTCGTATTCAAGGAAGTGACCAGCTATCGATAAAGTGCATGGCAACACGTCGGGCCTCCGTCCGGCGCAGATGAAAGCCCTCGGGAACCTGTACCGCCGCCGGATCGAACCGGGCCGGGTGGGCTCGCCGGAACTCGCGCGGAACCTCGCGGAACTGTCGAACGACGTGCGGCGCGAGGTAGGCGTCCTGATCGACCGGCGCGGCCGTGTGATCTCCGTCAGCGTGGCCGACGCCAAGGGGACCGAGTTCCCGGACCTGCGCATGGGCGAGAACCGCCTGAGCGGCTTCCACCTGCTGCACACCCACCCGCGCGGCGGGGCACTCAGTAAGGGCGACCTCTCCACGCTGTTCCTGAAGCGCCTGGACGCCGTGTCGGCCATCGAGGTCCGGAACGAGGGTCAGCCAGGGCTGGTGCACACGGCGCACCTGACGCCGCCCGGCACGGTCGGGGAGGAGGAGGACTGGCGCATCCTGCCGCCCGTGCCCGCCTTCCAGATCGACGAGTTCGACCTGGGCGCGCAGGTGCAGGCGCTGGAGGAGGAGATTGCCCGCGCGGCCCGCACGCGCGTGGCGAAGAAGGACCACGAACGCGCCATTCTGGTGCAGATCGACCAGGGTGAATTCGACGCCGAGGACCGCCTGGACGAACTGGCCGAACTGGCCCGCACCGCCGGGGCGGAGGTCGTGCACCGCGAACTGGTGTTCCGCCGGAACCTGAAGCCCGGCACGCTGGTCGGCGCGGGGAAACTGGAAGAGTTGACGAGTCGCGCGTACCACCTGGACGCGGACCTGCTGATCTTCGGGCAGGAACTCGGCCCGGCCCAGGCGCGCGAGATCGAGGCCGCGACCGGCCTGAAGATCATCGACCGGACGCAGCTGATCCTGGACATCTTCGCGCTGCACGCGCAGGGTGTGGAGTCGCGCCTGCAGGTGGAACTGGCGCAGCTGCGCTACATGAAACCGCGCCTGCTGGGGGCGGGCGCGGCCCTGTCTCGCATCGGCGGGGGCGGGGGCAGCGCGGGCGGCGGCGCCATCGGTACGCGCGGGCCCGGCGAGACGAAGCTGGAGCTGGACCGCCGCCGCATCAACGACCGCCTGAGCTTCCTGGAGAAGCAGCTGGAGGGTGTCGCGCAGCGCCGCGAGGAACGCCGTAAGGGCCGCGAACGCAACGCCGTGCCCGTGATCAGCATCGTGGGGTACACGAACGCCGGGAAGAGCACCCTGCTGAACGCGTTCACGCACGCCGCCGAGGAACCCCGCCGGGTGCTGGCGGAGAACAAGCTGTTCGCCACGCTGCGCCCCACCAGCCGCCAGGGGTACCTGGAGGGCATCGGGCCGGTCGTGCTGACCGACACCGTGGGCTTCATCCGTGACCTGCCGAAGGACCTGACCCGCGCCTTCCGCAGCACGCTGGAGGAAATCGGGGACGCGGACGTGCTGCTGCACGTCGTGGACGCCGCCAGCCCCGGCGCGGACACCCGCCTGGACGCCGTGAACCGCATCCTGGAGGACCTGGGCTTCCGCGACATGCCGACCGTCGTCGCGCTGAACAAGGCCGACGCGGCCGACCCGGAGGCGCTGGACCGTGAACTGGACCGCACGGGCGGCATTGCCGTCAGCGCCCTGAAGAACCGTGGGCTGGCCGAACTGAAGGAGGCGCTGGCAGACGCCGTGTCGGGCGTACAGCGCGCCGAACTGGCCCGGCAGGAGGAAGCCCGCGCGCTGGCCGCGCAGTACCGGTAACGCACCGGTTCAGCAGAGGGGGTGGGCGTCGTGGGGCGTCCACCCTCTCCCCTTTTGTGTGGACGCGCGGCGCAGCTATGAGCGGCACACTGCGCCGTGTGCGTGCCCACCTGCCTGCCCTGCCGACCCTGACGCTGACCCTCGTGGCGCTCGGCTGGGCGCTGGGCGAGCTGATCGGCGAGCGGACGCTGCCCACGCTGCTGCTCGCGTACGCGCCGCCGCTGGTGTGGGTCCTGCTGTGCCTGCCCGCGCTGGCCTGGGCAGCGTGGCGTCGCCGGGGCCGGGGCATGGCGCTCGCGGCACTGCTGCTGGCTGCCTGGGGCGCAGGTCTCCTGCACTGGCGGCCCCAGCAGTCGAGCACGCTGCGGATCGTGACCTTCAACGTGCTGGGCGGCGCACGCACCACCCCAACTGAACTGGGTTCAGCCCTGCACACCCTGAACGCCGACGTGATCCTCCTGCAGGAAGCCCGCTTCCACGACCCCACCTTTGAGGCCCGGCTGCGCGCGACCCTTCCCGCCTACCGCGCCGTGCGGGCGCAGGAGGTCATGACCCTGACCCGACTGCCGCTGCTGGAGAGCCGCTCGGAACCGCTGCCCGGCAACCGCCGTGAACTGCTGATCACGCGCCTGGACTGGCAGGGGCAGGCGCTGACGGTCGTGAACGCGCACCTGGGCACCGTGCAGGTCAGTTCCGTCCTGAACGGCGATCTGGCGCGGGTGCGGCGCACGCGGGACGCCCGCAGCGCCCAGGTCCAGCTCCTGCGGGGCGTCGCGGCGCGCACGCCGGGGCGACTGCTGCTGGGCGGCGACCTGAACACCCCGCCGCGCGGACCGGCGTACAGCGACCTGCGGGCCGCGTTCGGCCCGGACGCCCACGACCTCGCCGGGCGCGGACCGGGCTGGACCTTCCCCTCACTGCACCTGCGCATCGACCACCTGCTGGGCCGGGAACTCACGCCCACGCGGACGCAGGTCCTGCCGTGGACGCTCAGCGACCACCGCCCGCTGCTGGTCGAGTACCGACCCTGAAGTCCGCTTCATGCACCTCGGGGGTTGATGGCATCCACGCGCGGCAGACTGACAGTCATTCCCACTCAGGAGGTGCCCCGATGACTGGACCGTACGACCGTCCGCCCGCCCCCGCATCCGAACCCACCGACGTGCCCACCCCGATGCCCGAGCAGATGCCCGGCGCGGGCGACAGCGGCCCCGTGATGGACCCACCGGTGAACCCCGACACGC
This genomic interval carries:
- the rpsL gene encoding 30S ribosomal protein S12; the encoded protein is MPTTQQLLRKGRKTIQKKSKVPALKGSPFRRGVCTVVKTTTPKKPNSALRKIARVRLSSAFEVTAYIPGEGHNLQEHSVVLIRGGRVKDLPGVRYHIVRGSLDTQGVKDRNKSRSKYGTKKPKAGAAAGAKKK
- a CDS encoding aminoglycoside N(3)-acetyltransferase, which produces MSEAEIIARTDTPRTRATLAGDLRRLGVQPGDTLIVHASLSSLGWVAGGAAAIVQALQDVVGPQGTLVVPTFTLNLTDPAGWGRTRVPEAWWPVIRAELPAFDPAVTPSRGMGRVVETLRTWPGARRSDHPHSSFAAWGRHAEDVTADHPLTFSLGEGSPLARVYDLNGRVLLLGTEVNTSLHLAEVRAGQRPTVPFSGPVTVGGERRWLTFDEADYHEQAFPPVKAAFEATGAVTVGVVGSATAKLMSQRALVDFATGYWREGGSGR
- the hflX gene encoding GTPase HflX, whose amino-acid sequence is MKALGNLYRRRIEPGRVGSPELARNLAELSNDVRREVGVLIDRRGRVISVSVADAKGTEFPDLRMGENRLSGFHLLHTHPRGGALSKGDLSTLFLKRLDAVSAIEVRNEGQPGLVHTAHLTPPGTVGEEEDWRILPPVPAFQIDEFDLGAQVQALEEEIARAARTRVAKKDHERAILVQIDQGEFDAEDRLDELAELARTAGAEVVHRELVFRRNLKPGTLVGAGKLEELTSRAYHLDADLLIFGQELGPAQAREIEAATGLKIIDRTQLILDIFALHAQGVESRLQVELAQLRYMKPRLLGAGAALSRIGGGGGSAGGGAIGTRGPGETKLELDRRRINDRLSFLEKQLEGVAQRREERRKGRERNAVPVISIVGYTNAGKSTLLNAFTHAAEEPRRVLAENKLFATLRPTSRQGYLEGIGPVVLTDTVGFIRDLPKDLTRAFRSTLEEIGDADVLLHVVDAASPGADTRLDAVNRILEDLGFRDMPTVVALNKADAADPEALDRELDRTGGIAVSALKNRGLAELKEALADAVSGVQRAELARQEEARALAAQYR
- a CDS encoding endonuclease/exonuclease/phosphatase family protein encodes the protein MRAHLPALPTLTLTLVALGWALGELIGERTLPTLLLAYAPPLVWVLLCLPALAWAAWRRRGRGMALAALLLAAWGAGLLHWRPQQSSTLRIVTFNVLGGARTTPTELGSALHTLNADVILLQEARFHDPTFEARLRATLPAYRAVRAQEVMTLTRLPLLESRSEPLPGNRRELLITRLDWQGQALTVVNAHLGTVQVSSVLNGDLARVRRTRDARSAQVQLLRGVAARTPGRLLLGGDLNTPPRGPAYSDLRAAFGPDAHDLAGRGPGWTFPSLHLRIDHLLGRELTPTRTQVLPWTLSDHRPLLVEYRP